One genomic segment of Sanyastnella coralliicola includes these proteins:
- a CDS encoding DUF6089 family protein: MKRLLYLLLLTTLTLSADAQYKWEYGLMVGGANYLGDIGGKEQTRRDFVWDMHLNQTNIAIGAYTRYKISKRLAVFGAFNYLQINDADSESTNPARRARNLNFRNRMLELQARAELTIFYDNDVGGKGYYNPDFRLYIFGGFAGYRSNPQGQILFDPNDQFDDVWYNLRDFQTEGEEYGQFGWAIPAGLGLYFTFDKTWRIGWELSWRTTGSDYLDDISTTYVDPASLPSDEARAFASQTNQQLILDIDDPDAGSVNDHQYQEGFSTKRGDPTNNDSYLTTQFTVGRVIRGRSQFYRKKYSWLRNRTGSRKSRAKF; encoded by the coding sequence ATGAAGCGACTGCTATACTTATTGTTGCTAACAACCTTGACTCTCAGCGCCGATGCCCAGTATAAGTGGGAGTACGGACTAATGGTTGGTGGCGCAAATTACCTTGGAGATATTGGAGGGAAGGAGCAAACCAGACGTGATTTCGTTTGGGATATGCACTTGAACCAAACCAACATCGCTATTGGTGCTTACACCCGTTACAAGATTTCTAAGCGTCTAGCGGTATTTGGTGCATTCAACTACTTGCAGATTAATGATGCCGATAGTGAGTCTACCAACCCAGCTCGTCGCGCTCGTAACTTGAACTTCCGTAACCGCATGCTTGAGCTTCAAGCTCGCGCAGAGTTGACAATCTTCTACGATAACGACGTCGGTGGAAAAGGATACTACAACCCTGATTTCCGTCTATACATCTTCGGAGGTTTCGCGGGATACCGCAGTAACCCACAGGGGCAGATCCTATTTGATCCAAATGATCAGTTTGATGATGTTTGGTACAACCTACGTGACTTCCAAACGGAAGGAGAGGAGTACGGTCAGTTCGGATGGGCAATCCCTGCAGGTCTTGGTCTTTACTTCACGTTCGACAAGACATGGAGAATCGGATGGGAGTTGAGCTGGAGAACAACTGGTTCAGATTACCTTGATGACATTTCAACGACTTACGTTGACCCTGCATCATTGCCATCGGATGAGGCTCGTGCCTTTGCTAGCCAGACAAACCAGCAATTGATTCTTGATATCGACGATCCAGACGCTGGTTCGGTGAATGACCACCAGTACCAAGAAGGATTCAGCACAAAGCGTGGTGATCCGACGAACAACGATAGCTACTTGACTACACAGTTTACTGTTGGTCGTGTTATCCGCGGACGAAGCCAATTCTACCGTAAGAAGTACAGCTGGCTGCGTAACCGCACAGGTTCAAGAAAATCACGTGCGAAGTTCTAA
- a CDS encoding NAD(P)H-dependent flavin oxidoreductase: MNRLSQLLNIKYPIIQAGMVWCSGWELAAASSKAGILGTIGAGSMYPEVLLSHIAKCKAAGETNFAVNLPLLYPQIEEHIKTILEQEVPVVITSAGNPKKWTSELKSKGVIVGHVVSSKKFALKAQDAGVDFIIAEGFEAGGHNGREETTTMCLIPEVADAIEIPLAAAGGIADARSMVAAMVLGADGVQIGSRFVASKESSAHENFKSSVVEASEGQTELTLKELTPVRLLEGGFLSAVREAYANDASAETLKELLGRGRAKKGMFEGDLQEGELEIGQVSSRIDEILSVEDIVKEIISDYRRMNPQGLGDRFQLT, translated from the coding sequence ATGAATAGACTAAGTCAGCTTCTGAACATCAAATACCCGATCATTCAAGCCGGAATGGTTTGGTGTAGTGGGTGGGAACTAGCCGCCGCATCTTCCAAAGCTGGAATTCTTGGCACAATCGGCGCAGGGTCAATGTATCCAGAGGTTTTGCTAAGTCATATTGCCAAATGTAAAGCGGCTGGTGAGACCAACTTTGCGGTGAATTTACCGCTCCTTTACCCACAGATTGAAGAACACATCAAGACCATTCTGGAGCAGGAAGTTCCGGTGGTAATTACGAGTGCCGGCAATCCCAAAAAGTGGACTTCAGAACTGAAGTCTAAGGGGGTGATTGTAGGACACGTCGTTTCATCAAAAAAATTCGCTCTCAAGGCGCAGGATGCCGGAGTTGACTTCATTATTGCTGAAGGTTTTGAGGCGGGCGGGCACAACGGTAGGGAGGAGACAACAACGATGTGCTTGATTCCTGAAGTGGCTGATGCCATCGAAATTCCATTGGCAGCCGCTGGAGGTATTGCCGATGCACGAAGCATGGTTGCCGCCATGGTTCTGGGCGCTGACGGCGTTCAAATTGGCAGTCGTTTCGTGGCTTCGAAAGAATCTTCTGCACACGAAAATTTTAAATCTAGTGTTGTTGAGGCCAGTGAAGGTCAAACAGAGCTGACCTTGAAAGAGCTAACTCCAGTGCGCCTTCTTGAGGGTGGTTTTCTGTCTGCAGTTCGTGAGGCTTATGCCAATGACGCTAGCGCGGAAACGCTCAAAGAGCTTCTTGGCAGAGGCCGAGCCAAGAAAGGTATGTTTGAAGGCGACCTTCAGGAAGGAGAACTTGAAATCGGTCAGGTTTCATCTCGAATCGATGAAATCCTGAGCGTTGAGGATATCGTGAAGGAGATTATTTCTGATTATAGAAGAATGAACCCGCAAGGGCTGGGAGACCGCTTCCAACTCACATAG
- a CDS encoding gliding motility-associated C-terminal domain-containing protein — translation MPRTFKFIGVFIVFCFGVNALSAQLDPPSFDCISVGIDGSVTLSWTEPNDPLNEFTAYTVYSYDVGTDTETLVSTIGNYATTNMIVPGVDGNIAQTCYFLQTTSNDGNNQTSVSSDTLCSMLLSAVPGLVPGTVELNWNYPQALDPALFPGDFTVFMEYPVGEWNIIAEFPASLTNSYTYEVTACTADLNFQIRYSDGGPCDHFSNISGGTFQDQIDPPAPVITSVSVDSLTNDASISWSIPPVIDVGGYILYECIPGLNPMPLDTIFDPNITTWVNPNSDANLGPEQYNIAAFDDCLTNFGEPDPGAANLDCVSSIYLTHTWQSCTDVVNLVWTAYQGWNTGVAYYEVYAAEEPDPGSGVFNPSVLLATLPGTDNTYVHEGATLGSSYRYRVRAFSNDLINNAASNNRTATLAYPDSPDQTRIGRASVNGPNEIEVLADLDATVATPHTYVLERLNPIFNEFEEIDSQDAVASPQITFVDTDVDTGERSYTYRIKVLNNCGDVVDSTNIGKTILLDGLANTDQLVNTLIWSHYEDWQEGVDQYQITRTIDGGPVEILGSVPGSVNFFEDDVSDLLYTEGEFCYQIFASEIPGGVFLPEGSISNELCITQEPVIWIPNAFVVDGFNKEFRPVISFADFDNYRMQIYSRWGNLIFETDQIEEAWDGTYRGEFVREGMYAYYISVADGAGRLYERRGTVVMLKASED, via the coding sequence ATGCCTAGAACATTCAAATTCATAGGAGTCTTCATCGTCTTTTGCTTTGGCGTCAATGCGTTATCAGCGCAGCTAGACCCTCCGAGCTTTGATTGTATTTCTGTAGGTATCGATGGTTCCGTCACACTTTCTTGGACAGAACCCAATGATCCTCTCAACGAGTTTACAGCATACACCGTTTACAGCTACGATGTAGGCACAGATACAGAAACACTCGTTTCGACAATTGGCAACTATGCCACTACAAATATGATCGTTCCTGGAGTCGATGGAAACATTGCTCAAACCTGTTATTTCCTCCAGACCACATCTAACGACGGAAACAACCAAACGTCGGTTAGTTCCGATACACTGTGCTCCATGCTACTTTCAGCTGTTCCAGGTCTTGTTCCCGGAACAGTGGAATTAAACTGGAACTACCCTCAGGCACTAGATCCAGCCCTTTTTCCAGGAGACTTTACTGTTTTCATGGAATATCCAGTAGGTGAATGGAATATCATTGCGGAATTCCCTGCTAGCTTGACGAACAGCTACACTTATGAAGTAACTGCCTGCACCGCAGATTTGAACTTTCAGATTCGCTACAGCGATGGTGGTCCTTGCGATCACTTCTCAAATATTTCAGGCGGAACTTTCCAGGATCAAATTGATCCTCCAGCGCCGGTTATCACCAGCGTTTCAGTTGACAGTCTTACGAATGATGCTTCCATTTCATGGAGCATTCCCCCAGTGATTGATGTGGGTGGATACATTCTCTACGAATGTATTCCTGGTTTGAACCCCATGCCTTTGGATACCATCTTCGACCCAAACATCACCACGTGGGTAAACCCGAACTCTGATGCCAATCTCGGACCAGAACAATACAACATCGCCGCATTTGATGATTGTTTGACCAACTTCGGAGAACCAGACCCAGGGGCTGCGAATCTTGATTGTGTAAGCTCTATCTACCTCACACACACTTGGCAAAGCTGCACAGATGTAGTCAACCTCGTGTGGACTGCATACCAAGGATGGAATACGGGTGTTGCGTACTACGAAGTATATGCAGCTGAAGAACCAGATCCAGGTAGTGGGGTTTTCAACCCTTCGGTACTATTGGCAACACTTCCAGGAACCGACAACACATACGTGCATGAAGGAGCCACTTTGGGGAGCTCCTACCGTTACCGAGTTCGCGCCTTCTCTAATGATCTGATCAATAACGCCGCTTCAAATAACCGAACGGCTACCCTGGCTTATCCAGATTCTCCGGATCAAACAAGAATTGGACGTGCTTCTGTGAATGGTCCGAATGAAATTGAAGTGCTTGCAGATCTTGACGCTACCGTGGCAACGCCGCATACCTATGTTCTTGAACGTTTGAATCCAATCTTCAACGAATTCGAAGAAATCGATTCTCAAGACGCGGTCGCTTCTCCTCAAATCACCTTCGTTGACACTGACGTTGACACAGGAGAAAGAAGCTATACATACAGAATCAAGGTACTGAACAACTGTGGTGATGTGGTAGACTCAACCAATATCGGTAAGACCATTCTTTTAGATGGTTTGGCGAATACAGATCAACTCGTCAACACACTTATTTGGAGTCACTACGAAGACTGGCAAGAAGGTGTTGATCAGTATCAGATCACACGAACAATCGACGGAGGTCCGGTGGAGATTCTGGGATCTGTGCCAGGCTCAGTCAACTTCTTCGAAGACGACGTAAGCGACCTGCTTTACACCGAAGGAGAATTTTGTTACCAAATCTTCGCTAGTGAGATCCCTGGTGGAGTTTTCTTACCTGAAGGGTCGATCAGTAATGAGCTCTGTATCACGCAGGAGCCAGTTATCTGGATTCCAAATGCTTTTGTTGTAGATGGATTCAACAAAGAGTTCCGCCCAGTGATTTCTTTTGCTGACTTCGACAACTATCGCATGCAGATATACAGCCGTTGGGGTAACCTCATCTTCGAAACCGATCAAATCGAAGAAGCATGGGATGGCACCTACCGCGGAGAATTCGTCCGCGAAGGCATGTACGCCTACTACATTTCTGTAGCTGATGGTGCCGGTAGACTCTACGAAAGAAGAGGAACCGTAGTCATGCTTAAGGCATCCGAAGACTAG
- the guaB gene encoding IMP dehydrogenase, with protein sequence MGFNKNDKVVGEGLTYDDVLLVPAYSQILPRDVNISSKFTRNITLNTPVVAAAMDTVTESKMAIAMARQGGIGVIHKNMTIQQQANEVRKVKRSESGMIQDPVTVHESAVVGDALQLMAENKIGGIPVTNKEGKLVGIVTNRDLRFEKEMSRPIKEVMTSENLVIAQEGTDLSKAESILQNHKIEKLPVVDDNNTLVGLITYKDIIKLQEYPNSCKDQYGRLRVAAAIGVTADSMERAEALVNAGVDALIVDTAHGHSRGVLDTLRQIKDKFSEIDIVCGNIATAAAAKALVDHGADAVKVGIGPGSICTTRVIAGVGVPQLYAVMEVAEALKGTGVPMIADGGIRFTGDIVKAIAGGGNTVMVGSMLAGVEESPGETIIYEGRRFKSYRGMGSIEAMQKGSKDRYFQDAEDDIKKLVPEGISGRVPYKGTVQEVMYQIIGGLRAGMGYCGASDIETLQTAQFVRITNSGIKESHPHDVFITREAPNYSIR encoded by the coding sequence ATGGGATTTAACAAGAATGACAAGGTCGTAGGTGAAGGTTTAACCTATGACGATGTCCTGCTCGTACCCGCGTATTCGCAAATTCTTCCACGCGACGTCAACATTTCATCAAAGTTCACACGTAACATCACACTGAACACTCCTGTAGTAGCAGCTGCGATGGATACCGTAACAGAGTCAAAAATGGCCATTGCCATGGCTCGTCAAGGCGGTATTGGCGTGATCCACAAGAACATGACGATTCAGCAACAAGCGAACGAAGTTCGTAAGGTGAAGCGTTCGGAAAGCGGAATGATCCAAGATCCGGTGACCGTGCATGAAAGTGCTGTTGTTGGTGATGCTTTGCAACTAATGGCAGAAAACAAGATCGGTGGAATTCCTGTCACGAATAAGGAAGGTAAATTGGTTGGTATCGTGACCAATCGAGACCTCCGTTTCGAAAAGGAAATGTCTCGTCCGATCAAAGAAGTAATGACAAGCGAGAACTTGGTCATTGCGCAAGAAGGAACTGACCTTTCAAAGGCAGAGTCAATCCTTCAGAATCACAAAATTGAAAAGCTCCCTGTAGTTGACGACAACAACACACTTGTTGGACTTATCACCTACAAAGACATCATCAAGCTTCAGGAATATCCAAACTCGTGTAAAGACCAATACGGACGACTACGCGTAGCAGCTGCGATCGGGGTGACCGCAGATTCTATGGAAAGAGCCGAAGCATTGGTGAATGCGGGAGTTGATGCGCTGATCGTTGATACAGCACACGGACATAGCCGTGGAGTGCTAGACACCTTGCGTCAGATTAAAGACAAGTTCTCTGAAATCGACATCGTTTGTGGAAACATCGCTACTGCCGCAGCGGCAAAAGCACTGGTAGACCACGGAGCAGACGCGGTGAAAGTAGGAATTGGCCCTGGATCAATTTGTACAACGCGTGTGATCGCAGGTGTGGGTGTTCCACAACTCTATGCAGTAATGGAAGTTGCTGAAGCCCTTAAAGGAACAGGAGTTCCAATGATTGCTGATGGAGGTATCCGATTCACAGGTGATATCGTCAAGGCAATTGCCGGTGGTGGAAACACAGTGATGGTAGGTTCTATGCTTGCGGGTGTAGAAGAATCTCCTGGTGAGACAATCATCTATGAAGGACGTCGTTTCAAGTCGTACCGTGGCATGGGATCCATTGAAGCGATGCAGAAAGGATCAAAAGATCGTTACTTCCAAGATGCTGAAGACGATATCAAAAAGCTCGTTCCAGAAGGTATTAGTGGTAGGGTTCCTTACAAAGGAACTGTACAGGAAGTGATGTACCAGATTATTGGAGGACTTCGCGCTGGTATGGGATATTGCGGAGCTTCAGATATAGAAACCCTACAAACGGCACAATTTGTGCGTATTACCAATTCAGGTATCAAAGAAAGCCATCCTCACGATGTCTTTATTACACGTGAAGCTCCTAACTACAGCATCCGTTAA
- a CDS encoding peptidylprolyl isomerase, whose protein sequence is MTRSTIVFSLLFSVLLSFSALAQNGDQIVLTVEDEQVTLSDFEAIFMKNNRDSVITQASLDEYMELFINFKLKVREAVEEGLDTNAAFQRELQGYRKQLSRPYLIDNELLDELVQEAFERKSQEVNASHILIKCDQNATPEDTLKAYNRIMELRKRIEGGEDFAAVATSKGGSEDPSVRENEGNLGWFTAFQMVFPFENAAYTTEVGKVSQPVRTRYGYHILKVHDKRDARGEIRVAHIMVRHKDKNDVQAKQEAENKAREIHKMLQEGSDFGELAMRFSQDASTSRNGGELPWFGTGKMVEEFEDAAFALKEDGQISEPVETTYGWHIIKRLEYRGVPDFASQESDIRKRVSRDSRAELTKQSFINKLKAEYGVNPITKSLKDIYKAADDDSAFVGSNGIKVKKMKKLSKELFSIDGNVYTAKDFYEHLNTSKIRRRDMTGREIVDSELNKYIERELMSYEDSQLERKYNDFRLLMNEYHDGILLFELTDRKVWSKAVKDTTGLEAFYEANKMNFMWEERVNGTIFTCADKKIAKSVRKMLKRGKTLVEIKDELNKTSSLNLSLEEGTWERSDKAELFAKAELVSGEIAEVEMNGQIVLIQVNELIAPTPKALNEARGMITAEYQNSLEQQWIEELRAKYSYQVNREVLYMIK, encoded by the coding sequence ATGACTAGATCAACAATTGTTTTTTCTCTCCTATTCAGTGTACTACTTAGCTTTTCCGCGCTAGCGCAGAACGGCGACCAAATTGTACTAACTGTTGAGGACGAACAAGTAACACTGTCCGACTTTGAAGCAATCTTCATGAAGAATAACCGTGACTCTGTGATCACTCAAGCATCACTAGATGAGTACATGGAACTCTTCATCAATTTCAAGCTGAAAGTAAGAGAAGCAGTTGAAGAAGGTTTGGATACAAATGCTGCATTCCAGCGCGAACTACAAGGTTACCGCAAGCAGCTTTCTCGTCCTTACTTGATTGACAATGAGCTTTTGGACGAATTGGTTCAGGAAGCGTTCGAGCGCAAGTCGCAAGAAGTAAACGCAAGCCACATTCTTATTAAGTGTGACCAAAATGCGACTCCGGAAGATACCTTGAAGGCGTACAACCGCATCATGGAATTGCGTAAGCGTATTGAAGGTGGAGAAGATTTTGCGGCGGTTGCAACCTCAAAAGGAGGTTCGGAAGACCCAAGTGTTCGTGAAAACGAAGGTAACCTTGGTTGGTTCACAGCGTTCCAAATGGTATTTCCATTCGAAAATGCTGCCTACACTACAGAGGTAGGAAAAGTAAGTCAACCAGTGCGTACACGTTATGGATACCACATTCTAAAGGTGCACGACAAGCGTGATGCACGCGGAGAAATTCGCGTAGCGCACATCATGGTTCGTCACAAAGACAAGAACGACGTTCAAGCAAAACAAGAAGCAGAGAACAAAGCACGTGAGATTCACAAGATGCTTCAAGAAGGATCTGATTTCGGTGAGCTAGCAATGCGCTTTTCGCAAGATGCAAGTACATCACGCAATGGCGGTGAGCTTCCTTGGTTCGGAACAGGTAAGATGGTTGAAGAGTTCGAAGATGCAGCTTTCGCATTGAAAGAAGACGGACAAATCAGCGAACCTGTAGAGACGACTTATGGATGGCACATCATCAAGCGACTAGAATACCGTGGAGTGCCTGATTTCGCTTCGCAAGAGTCAGACATTCGCAAGCGTGTGAGCCGCGATTCTCGTGCCGAGCTTACAAAGCAGAGTTTCATCAATAAGTTGAAAGCTGAGTACGGTGTAAATCCAATCACCAAGTCACTAAAAGACATCTACAAAGCAGCAGATGACGATAGTGCTTTTGTTGGAAGCAACGGAATCAAGGTGAAGAAAATGAAGAAGCTCAGCAAAGAGCTATTCTCTATTGATGGAAACGTATATACAGCGAAAGACTTCTACGAACACTTGAATACTTCGAAGATTCGTCGTCGTGATATGACCGGACGTGAGATCGTAGATAGCGAGTTGAATAAGTACATCGAGCGTGAGCTGATGAGCTACGAAGACAGCCAACTTGAGCGCAAGTACAATGACTTCCGTTTGTTGATGAACGAATATCACGATGGTATCCTTCTATTCGAACTGACAGATCGTAAAGTGTGGTCGAAAGCAGTAAAAGACACTACTGGTCTTGAGGCATTCTACGAAGCAAACAAGATGAACTTCATGTGGGAAGAACGCGTGAATGGAACCATCTTCACTTGCGCTGACAAGAAGATTGCAAAGTCAGTTCGCAAGATGCTAAAGCGCGGAAAAACACTTGTTGAAATCAAAGACGAGCTTAACAAGACATCTTCACTCAACTTGAGCCTGGAAGAAGGTACTTGGGAACGTTCTGATAAAGCAGAACTTTTTGCGAAAGCCGAGCTAGTTTCAGGCGAAATCGCAGAAGTTGAAATGAACGGTCAAATCGTTTTGATCCAAGTCAACGAACTCATTGCTCCAACTCCTAAGGCACTGAACGAAGCACGTGGTATGATCACTGCTGAGTACCAGAACAGCCTTGAGCAACAGTGGATCGAAGAGCTTCGTGCTAAGTACAGCTACCAAGTTAATCGCGAGGTACTTTACATGATCAAATGA
- a CDS encoding peptidylprolyl isomerase, giving the protein MNKTALLITISLLWSVAAFAQPQGEIIDRIIGVVGNEIVLQSDLENDLLQQRLQGVDPDGDSRCVSIEGLLFSRLLLHQSRLDSLVVTEQQIQSEIEKRLAYYMQLFGSVEAFEAEYRKSVAQWRDEFREPIEEQLLIQQMQYQLQSRVTATPKQVKEYFDNMPTDSIPLISEQVEYSMIIIEPAPTPQEVAAKRNQADSVRALVADGKMRFNLAASRFSDDPGSKYKGGCYQNISKGAFVPAFEEMVYSTELEQLSPVFETEFGFHFLKPTDKRGQVFSCCHVLFSPTVSDDALVYTEGKIDSIATAIRADSLTFEQAAIRFSTNEDTRNQGGRVANFRVGGMKHGVDELDRNVFLVLDKLEVGEVSEPILIQSPGGNPQYAIYKLDSRLAAHQANLKDDYLLFKQEAEADMQETAVDKWIEKRLRSTFVKLNPDYKDCEFRFMWIKGDS; this is encoded by the coding sequence ATGAATAAGACAGCGTTGCTTATAACGATTAGCCTACTTTGGAGCGTTGCCGCTTTTGCGCAGCCTCAGGGTGAAATCATTGATCGTATTATCGGAGTAGTCGGGAACGAAATCGTTCTTCAGAGTGATCTTGAAAATGATCTCCTTCAACAAAGACTCCAGGGAGTTGACCCAGATGGAGATTCTCGTTGCGTGTCTATTGAGGGTCTATTGTTCTCTCGCCTTTTGTTACACCAATCACGCTTAGATAGTTTGGTAGTCACGGAACAGCAGATCCAATCAGAAATCGAAAAGCGTCTTGCTTACTACATGCAGCTTTTTGGTTCCGTGGAAGCCTTTGAGGCTGAATACAGGAAATCTGTGGCGCAATGGCGTGATGAATTCCGTGAACCAATTGAAGAGCAGCTGCTGATTCAGCAGATGCAGTACCAGCTTCAAAGCCGAGTTACTGCTACTCCAAAACAGGTGAAAGAGTACTTCGATAACATGCCTACAGACAGTATCCCACTGATCAGTGAGCAGGTTGAATACAGTATGATCATTATTGAGCCGGCACCTACCCCGCAGGAGGTCGCTGCTAAACGAAATCAAGCAGATTCTGTTCGTGCACTTGTAGCCGACGGTAAAATGCGTTTCAACCTGGCGGCAAGCCGATTCTCTGATGATCCAGGATCGAAGTACAAGGGAGGTTGCTATCAGAACATCAGCAAAGGTGCGTTCGTACCGGCATTTGAAGAAATGGTGTACTCAACAGAGCTCGAGCAGCTCTCACCGGTTTTCGAGACTGAATTTGGATTCCACTTCCTGAAGCCAACCGATAAGCGCGGACAAGTATTTAGCTGTTGTCACGTGTTGTTCTCCCCTACAGTGAGTGATGATGCCTTGGTTTATACAGAGGGAAAGATTGATAGTATCGCAACGGCCATTCGCGCTGACTCATTGACATTTGAGCAAGCAGCTATTCGCTTCTCAACAAATGAAGACACGCGAAATCAAGGTGGGCGTGTAGCCAACTTCCGTGTTGGGGGTATGAAGCATGGTGTGGATGAATTGGATCGAAATGTATTCCTCGTACTTGACAAGCTAGAAGTAGGTGAAGTATCTGAACCTATCTTGATTCAATCACCAGGAGGAAACCCGCAATACGCGATCTACAAACTTGATTCACGACTGGCAGCTCACCAGGCGAACCTCAAAGACGATTACCTGTTGTTCAAGCAGGAAGCAGAGGCTGACATGCAGGAAACTGCAGTTGACAAATGGATTGAGAAACGTTTACGCTCGACCTTCGTTAAACTGAATCCTGATTATAAAGATTGTGAATTCCGCTTCATGTGGATTAAAGGTGACTCATAA
- a CDS encoding AAA family ATPase translates to MAVPNYKSDAEALDHLREDYHKLTKEIGKVIVGQEDVIKEVIISIFGNGHCLLVGVPGLAKTLLVNTISEALGLSFNRIQFTPDLMPSDIVGSEILDENRQFRFVKGPLFSNIILADEINRTPPKTQAALLEAMQERAVTAAGQRYPLPSPFFVLATQNPIEQEGTYPLPEAQLDRFMFNIWVDYPTYEEELSVVKNTTGGGVAKVESVIDAEQILFFQNLIRKMPVADNVIEYAVKLVGKTRPGRDMAPDMVNNFLSWGAGPRASQYLIIGAKCHAALNGKYSPDIEDVQAVALPILRHRVVRNYKAEAEGYTVERIVKELF, encoded by the coding sequence ATGGCTGTACCAAATTATAAGTCTGACGCAGAGGCGCTAGACCACCTAAGAGAAGACTACCACAAATTGACCAAAGAGATCGGCAAAGTGATCGTTGGTCAGGAAGACGTTATCAAGGAAGTCATCATTTCGATCTTCGGTAACGGACACTGTCTACTTGTTGGTGTGCCTGGACTGGCAAAGACACTTTTGGTCAACACCATCTCTGAAGCACTCGGTCTTTCATTCAACCGTATTCAGTTCACACCTGACTTGATGCCATCTGACATCGTCGGTTCTGAGATTTTGGATGAGAACCGTCAGTTCCGTTTCGTCAAAGGACCTTTGTTCTCGAACATCATTCTGGCAGATGAGATTAACCGTACGCCACCTAAAACTCAGGCAGCTTTGCTTGAGGCAATGCAGGAGCGTGCTGTAACAGCTGCCGGACAGCGATACCCACTCCCTTCTCCGTTCTTCGTACTTGCAACGCAAAACCCGATTGAACAAGAAGGAACCTACCCGCTTCCTGAAGCACAGCTTGACCGTTTCATGTTCAACATTTGGGTAGACTACCCAACATATGAGGAAGAGCTTAGCGTCGTGAAGAACACTACAGGTGGCGGTGTTGCCAAAGTAGAGTCAGTGATCGATGCAGAACAGATTCTGTTCTTCCAGAACTTGATTCGAAAGATGCCAGTTGCTGACAACGTTATTGAGTACGCTGTGAAGCTTGTGGGTAAGACACGCCCTGGACGTGACATGGCACCTGACATGGTCAACAACTTCCTGAGCTGGGGTGCTGGTCCTCGTGCATCACAGTACCTCATTATTGGTGCGAAGTGTCATGCTGCATTGAATGGTAAGTACTCTCCAGACATTGAAGATGTTCAGGCGGTAGCGCTTCCAATTCTACGTCATCGTGTAGTTCGTAACTACAAAGCCGAAGCTGAGGGCTACACTGTAGAGCGCATCGTTAAAGAGCTCTTCTAA
- a CDS encoding HTTM domain-containing protein — MKELAIRYTELLSEIRHPNVMRLFRFLAYAWMFFNALYFFPIRHQMWGEYSMIMSFHPEQSVTINFAYLLDHQRALAIPAFYTYIIAIALAVVGIGGRLVRMVVFFLSWLLYYACVPAFNSSFLLFNVFSFFLMFFGRKGGGPLDAIFSNIAFWACRVQFLLVYSIAGGYKLTGQTWLNGSSLWYALHLDHFTRPWLLELMKPMKGVLTALTYFGVIYQLVFPILVWFKKIKTPLFIAGILFHAFIGIGMRLPEFGLAMIVGYSLFMSEETAEKVVKKLRLKA; from the coding sequence ATGAAAGAGCTAGCGATTCGATATACTGAGCTACTGAGCGAGATTCGCCATCCGAATGTGATGCGCCTCTTCCGCTTCTTAGCCTATGCTTGGATGTTTTTCAACGCCTTGTACTTTTTCCCCATTCGTCATCAGATGTGGGGTGAGTATTCGATGATCATGAGTTTTCATCCGGAGCAAAGTGTGACCATCAACTTTGCTTACCTGCTTGACCATCAGCGTGCCTTGGCCATCCCAGCTTTTTATACCTACATCATCGCGATTGCTTTGGCGGTTGTTGGAATTGGCGGAAGACTCGTTCGAATGGTAGTGTTCTTCTTGTCTTGGCTTTTGTACTACGCCTGTGTTCCAGCCTTCAATTCGTCTTTCTTACTCTTTAATGTATTCTCTTTCTTCTTGATGTTTTTTGGAAGAAAAGGAGGGGGTCCACTAGATGCGATCTTTTCGAATATCGCATTCTGGGCTTGTCGGGTGCAGTTCCTGCTGGTTTACTCGATTGCTGGAGGCTATAAGCTAACGGGTCAAACGTGGTTGAATGGATCTTCGCTATGGTATGCCTTACACTTGGATCATTTCACACGGCCCTGGTTGCTAGAATTGATGAAGCCGATGAAGGGTGTTTTAACGGCGCTGACTTACTTCGGGGTCATCTACCAGCTCGTGTTCCCGATCTTGGTTTGGTTCAAGAAAATTAAGACGCCATTATTCATTGCAGGAATCCTTTTCCACGCCTTTATAGGCATAGGAATGCGATTGCCAGAATTCGGTTTGGCAATGATTGTTGGTTACAGTCTGTTCATGAGTGAAGAGACCGCTGAGAAAGTGGTGAAGAAACTTCGATTGAAAGCTTAG